The region TCGTGGGCTCCTACCACGCCGCGGCCCTCCTGCCCGACCCCGCCCGGGACGCCCTGCGCCGCCTCCTCGCCGCCGGCTCCGCGGACCCCGGCGCCCCCTCCCCGTCCCCGGCGGCCGTGACGTCGGCCTCGCTGGAGGTGCCGGAGAGCCCCGTCGGGCTGCCCGACCCCGGAGAGGTGCCCCTCCCCGCGCCAGGGGAGCAGACCGCCGGTGTCGTCAGCGCCCTCATCCCCTACACCTTCGCCCTCCTGGACTCCAGGTCCGGCTACCCCGCCGGCATCCGCGACCCCGAGTGGCAGCAGGACGTGTACGCGGCGGGCGGTGCGCCCCGGCGGGTGGAGGAGGCCGCGATCCGCCGCCTGGCGGGGATCGGCGCCCGGCTGCGCGCCGCCGGCCACGTGTGCGGCGTCCCCGACACCACGGCCGCCTACCGCCTGGCGCGCGACCTCGCTGCTCTGCGCGGCCTGCCCGCGCCGGGCCGCCGGGAGCTGATCGAGGCGCTCACCACCGCGCTGGCCCAGGGCGAGCCGCTGGGGCGCGCCCGGGCCCTGGCCCGCGCCGCCCGCGGCGAGCTCATCGGCCTCCGCCGCGGCCGAGCGGCCCCGGACGCCCCCGCCTCCGGGCTCGGCGTGCACGTCGCAGCCCTGGTCGCCCGGCTGCGCCTGCCCGGCCCCGCCGACGACCGGCGCGAGCTGCGCCTGGACCCCGAGCGCTCCCCGCTGGACCGCGAGCGGCACATCGCCCTACAGCGCGCGTCCGCCGCGGGCGTCGCCTACGCCGACCCGGTGCGGGGCGCCGGCCCCACCACCGACGGCGAGACCCTGGGCCGCACCTGGGAGGCCCGCTGGACCCCCTCCACCGAGGCCACGCTGGAACTGGCCGCCTGCTACGGCACCACCCTGGAGCAGGCCGCCCGCGGCCGCATCGCCGCCCGGCTGCGCGAACACGAGGGCGACCTCACCCCCGGACTCGCCGGGGACCTGCTCACCCGGGCCGCCGAGTGCGCCCTGCCCGACCTGGTCACCGAACTGGGCGCCAGGATCCTCGACGAGGTGCTGCCCCGGGCCGGCCTGACCGACGCCGTCGCCCTGCACGACCGCGTCCAGCGGATCGCCGCCGGACGCGTCCCAGGCCTGCCCGAGGCCCCCGAGTCCCTGGTGCGGCTGGGCTCGCGGCTGGCCGAGGCCGCCATCGCCTCCGTGCCGGGGATGGCGGGGGCCACCGGCAGGGACGACGCCGTGTCCCTGCTGCGGGTGGTGCGGATGGTCCAGGACCAGGCCGCCCTGCCCGGCGCGGTCGGCCCCCACCGGCTGCTGTGGCAGCTGCGGGCGCTGCTCGCCGAGGGCGGTCCGCTGGCCCAGGGCGCGGCCTCGGCCGCCCTGCTCCTGCTCGAGGCCGCCGGGCCCGGCGAGACCGCCGCCCGCCTGGCCGGGTGGGCCGACGACGCCTCCGACGGCACGGCCCTGGCCCGCCGGCTCACCGGAGCCCTGGTGGTGGCCGCCCCGGTGCTGGAGGCCGACCCCGCGCTGCTGGACACCCTCACCGAACGCGTGGAGGGCTGGGACGACGCGGGCTTCCTCGCCCGCCTGCCCGCGCTGCGCGAGGGGTTCGACGCCCTGTCCACCGCGGCCCGCGGCCGTTTCCTGGACGCGGTCACCGAACGCCTGGGCGAGGTGGACACCGACCTTTCCGTGCCCGCGGCCCTGGCCGCCGCCCTGACCGACGCGGACGGTGTCGCCCGCGCCGCCGTGGGCGCCCTCCTCCCGGCCCTCCTCCCCGGCCTCGCCGCCGCGGAGCCCCCCGCCGCCGTGGCCCCGGACACCCTCCCGCGGGCGGGGACCGGTTCCGGATCGGGCGCCCCGGCCGCGGGGCGGACGGCGCCCCGGGGCCGGGACGGCCCCCGGGCCCCGCGCCATCGGCGCCGCCGACCGCTGGCGGCTCGTGCTCGGCCGCGAACCGCACGGCGGGGGCGCCCCCGCGCGGCGGGCGGGCCGCGCCCTGGACGAGCTCTACGGCCACGGCCACGGCGAGGGGTCCCAGGACCCCACCGGCGGCCGCGGCCGCTCCGTGCCCGCCGCCCGGGAGTGGTCCGACGAACTGGAGGCCCTCTTCGGGGCCACCGTGCGCGAGGAGGTCCTGGGCCGGGCGGCCGAACGCGGCCGCACCGACGTCCTCGACCACCTGGACCCCGACACCGTCACCCCCTCGGTCGACCTCCTCGAACAGGTCCTCTCCCTGGCCGGGGCCCTGCCCGAGGCGCGCCTGGCCCGGCTGCGGCCCCTGGTCAAGCGCATCACCGACCGGCTCACCGCCGAGCTCGCCCGCCGCCTGCGCCCCGCCCTGACCGGCCTGTCCGTGCCCCGGCCCACCCGCCGCCGGGGCGGCCGCCTGGACCTGGGCCGCACCGTCCGCGCCAATCTGCACACCGTCCGCCCCGGACCGGACGGGCCGCTGCTGCTCCCCGAACGGCCGGTGTTCGCCACCCGGGCCCGGCGCAGCGCCGACT is a window of Nocardiopsis changdeensis DNA encoding:
- a CDS encoding VWA domain-containing protein, encoding MLGREPHGGGAPARRAGRALDELYGHGHGEGSQDPTGGRGRSVPAAREWSDELEALFGATVREEVLGRAAERGRTDVLDHLDPDTVTPSVDLLEQVLSLAGALPEARLARLRPLVKRITDRLTAELARRLRPALTGLSVPRPTRRRGGRLDLGRTVRANLHTVRPGPDGPLLLPERPVFATRARRSADWHVHIVVDVSGSMERSTIHAALVAAILHGLPALSVSLTAFSTEVIDFTDRVHDPLALLLEVSVGGGTDIGAALAHTRSAVRVPGRTIVALITDFEEGGSLGRTLGEVRALASSGVHLLGLAALDHGGAPVYNRAIASSFADAGMPVAALGPEELAAWIGEKVRG